From Pseudomonas sp. G2-4:
TGTTTCGCGGGAAAAACGTGCGGGTGCGTGAGGTCGATGAGTTCGACTTCAGCAAAGTGCAGCTGGCGTTCTTCGCCGCCGGTCCGGCGGTGACCCTGAGTTTCGCCCCGCGCGCCACGGCTGCCGGTTGCGCGCTGATCGATCTGTCCGGTGCCCTGCCGCCGGAACAGGCGCCGCAGATCGTGCCCGAAGCCAACGCCCAGGTGCTGGTCGGCCTGGGCAAGCCCTTTCAGGTCAGCAGCCCGAGCTCGTCGGCTACCATACTGGCGGTTGCCCTGGCACCGCTGCGCGACGACCTGGATTTGCAACGCGTCAGCGTGACCGCCAGCCTCGCCGTCTCAGCCCAAGGCCGCGTTGCCGTGAGTGAATTGGCGCGTCAGACCGCCGAACTGCTCAACGCCCGCCCGGTGGAGCCGAAGTTCTTTGACCGGCAGATGGCCTTCAACCTGCTGGCCCAGGTGGGGACCCCGGACGAGCAGGGTCATACGCAACTGGAAAAGCGCCTGGTCGGCGAGTTGCGCCAGGTGCTGAATCAACCTTTATTAAAGATTTCCGTTACTTGCATTCAAGCCCCGGTGTTTTTCGGCGATAGCTTTAGCGTGACGGTGCAGTCTGCCCGCGCCATCGACCTGGCGAAAGTCAACGCTGCCTTGGAAGCGGCACCCGGTATCGAGCTGGTGGAGGCGGGGGATTACCCGACGCCGGTGGGCGATGCGGTGGGGCAGGATGTGGTTTACATCGGTCGTGTGCGCGGCGGTATCGACGATCCGGCGGAACTAAATATGTGGCTGACGTCAGATAACGTGCGCAAGGGCGCGGCGCTCAATGCAGTGCAGGTGGCGGAGTTGTTGATAAAAGACCTGCTGTAAAAGATACTTGGCAACAATTTGTCGAATGATTCTAGCTGGGCGCTATGCTTGGTCAGAGCGTTGAAGGCGAACATCCCTGCGGGGGGCTTGCCCCGGGGCATGAGTGAAACGATCGCGCGCACCGTCGCTTCGGGGCTGCGCGCAATGCCTTACGGCAGCGGCATCAACACCTTCTCGCTGGCCGAGGAATGTTCAAACAAAGGAAGAGGCTATGGTTCAAGTTCGCAAACTGGTGTTAGCAATAGCGGCCGCCTCGGCGCTGTCCTCCGGTATGGCGCAAGCGCTCGGGCTCGGGGAATTGACCCTGAAGTCGCCGCCGAACCAGCCTCTGGTCGCCGAAATCGAGCTGCTCGATGTCCAGCAACTGACCGCCGCCGAAGTGGTACCGAGCCTGGCCTCGCCCGACGACTTCGCCAAGGCAGGGATCGACCGCCAGGCCTTTCTCAATGACCTGACTTTTACCCCGGTGATCAACGCCAATGGCAAAAGCGTGCTGCGAGTGACCTCCAGCCAGCCGCTGTCTGAGCCGATGGTCAAATTCCTCGTGCAGGTGATGTGGCCCAATGGCCGTCTGCTGCGCGACTACAGCGTGTTGCTTGATCCGTCCAAATTCTCGCCGCAGGCTGCTGATGCGGCGCGGGCGAAGCCAGGCCAGGTTGTGTCCACGCCGGTCACCGGGGCTACCAAGCCTTCCCAATACACCACCACGCCGCGCGATACCCTGTGGGAAATCGCGGCCAAGGTGCGCAACGGCGGGTCGGTCCAGCAAACCATGCTGGCGATCCAGGCGTTGAACCCGCAAGCCTTTATCAATGGCAACATCAACCTGCTCAAGACTGGCCAGGTGCTGCGTCTTCCAGACCCTGTGCAAAGCACTGCGCTGCCGCAACCCCAGGCCATCGCCGAAGTGGCTGCGCAGAATGCCGCCTGGCGTCAGGGGCGTTCCGGCGGGGCGCGCAATGGGCAGCAGCAGTTGGACGCGACCAAGCGCGGTCGTGGTGAAGGTGCACCGGCACAGGCGGCCGGTCGCGATAATTTGAGCCTGGTCTCGGCCGAATCTGCGAAAGCGGGTGGCAAGGGCAAAGGCGCAGCCGGGGATGCCCAGGCCCTGAGCAACAAGCTCGCGGTCACCCAGGAAAGCCTCGACTCGGCTCGCCGGGATAACGAAGAACTGAAAAGCCGCATGGCGGATCTGCAAAGCCAGCTGGACAAGCTGCAGCGCCTGATCGAACTGAAGAACAATCAACTGGCCAAGATGCAGGCCGACGGCAGTGCTGTTCCGCCTGCCGGAGAAGCGCCCCCGGCGATGTCCGCAGAATTGACCCCGGCGCCAGCGGCACAAACCCCGGCGGCGGCTCCAACCCCTGCGCCTGAAGCGTCTTCCGAGGCGACGCCGCCTGCTGCACCCGTCGAGCCGACACCCGCTGCTTCCAACGAGCAAAAATACAATGACCTGCTGACCAACCCGATCCTGCTGGGATTGATTGGCGGCGGCGCACTGTTGCTGCTGTTGCTGCTGTTGTTGCTTGCCCGTCGTCGCAAGGCCCAGCAAGAAGCCGAGAAACACTTGCGCATGGCCCGAGCCCTCGAGGAGGAGGCCGACTTCTCCCCGGAGCTCGATCTGCCCCCGAGCAGCTTCGAGGGCATTGATGTCCCACCGCCAAGCGTAAAACTTGACCCAACACCGCCTCCAGCGCCTAAGCCCGTACCCAAGCCGGTCCCGTTGGTCGCTCCTGTGATCGTCACGCCGCCTATCGCGGCGCCATTGGTGGCGCCAGCCGCCGAGCGTTCTGACGATGTGCTGCCCCAGGCCCAGTCCCATATCGACCGCGGTCGCTTGAACCAGGCGGCGGACCTGCTTGAGCAAGGCATCAAGGCCGAGCCTCAGCGCAGCGACTTGCGCCTCAAGCTGATGGAAGTCTACGGTCACCAGGGCGACCGCGACGCTTTCGTCGCCCAGGAGCGTCAATTGGTGGCCAATGGCGACAACTACGCCCAGGTCGAACAGCTCAAAAGCCGCTTCCCGGCCATGGTGGTCGCCGCCACCGCAGGCCTGGCTGCTGCGGCCGTGGCCGCGGAACTGGACGCGCAGTACGTCAAGGACCTGCTGGAAGACAAGTCGCCGACCGATGAGGAGCTGGACAGCGCTTTCGACTTGAGCCTGGATGACATGGAGGCGACCCCCGTCGCGCCGGCCCCCGAGCCTGTCGCCGAGCTGGACGCGTTCCCGGAAGACGACGACCTGAGTTTCGAGTCGGTGCTCAAGCAGCAGACCGAAGCCAACGAAAGCCTGGACGACCTGTCGGAGTTTGATTTGGACCTGGGGGCCGATGCCCCGGCGCCAGCCCTCGACGACGAAGACTTCCTGCTGGACCTGGATGACGACCTCAAAGGCTTGGACCTGCCCGCTACCGACACACCAGCCTTGACCGACACGCCAGCCGACGACCTCGAACTGCCGGCGGATTTCGATCTGTCCCTGGCCGATGAAATGGACGCCCAGGACAAGCCAAAGGATGCTTTCGAGGCCGAACTGGATGATGTCAACGCCGAGCTGGATCGACTGTCTGACGACCTGAGCATGCCGACCTTCACCGCGGAAGACGCCTTGGTCGGCGCTGAAGACGAGCCGGACTTCGACTTCCTCAGCGGCACCGATGAAGTGGCGACCAAGCTCGATCTGGCCCAGGCCTACATCGACATGGGCGACAACGATGGTGCCCGGGACATCCTTGGTGAAGTCCTCAGCGAAGGCAATACCACGCAGAAGAGCGAAGCGCAGGAAATGTTGTCACGCCTGGTCTGAGAGGATCGGGTGAACAAAAGCGGCAGCCGATGAGGCTGCCGTTTTTGTTTGGGTCGGGAATTTGAGGGGGCTTTGCGGGCCCCATCGCGAGCAAGCTCGCTCCCACAAGGGGCTGACAAATAAATGTGGGAGCGAGCTTGCTCGCGATGGCGTCAGCCCATTCACCACTGGATCAACGGTTGCACTGGCATCCCAACCCGCCCGCCTTATAATGCCCGCCTTTGCGTACCTCAGCAGGCTGTAATTCCTTGGCAAACATAGACAACCCGGCCGCCGAAATGGCGGCCGACGGCTTTTTCCGGATCGCCCTGGGCGTTGAATACAAAGGTT
This genomic window contains:
- a CDS encoding aspartate-semialdehyde dehydrogenase, with translation MSQSFDIAVIGATGTVGETLVQILEERDFPVGNLHLLASSESAGSSVMFRGKNVRVREVDEFDFSKVQLAFFAAGPAVTLSFAPRATAAGCALIDLSGALPPEQAPQIVPEANAQVLVGLGKPFQVSSPSSSATILAVALAPLRDDLDLQRVSVTASLAVSAQGRVAVSELARQTAELLNARPVEPKFFDRQMAFNLLAQVGTPDEQGHTQLEKRLVGELRQVLNQPLLKISVTCIQAPVFFGDSFSVTVQSARAIDLAKVNAALEAAPGIELVEAGDYPTPVGDAVGQDVVYIGRVRGGIDDPAELNMWLTSDNVRKGAALNAVQVAELLIKDLL
- a CDS encoding FimV/HubP family polar landmark protein: MVQVRKLVLAIAAASALSSGMAQALGLGELTLKSPPNQPLVAEIELLDVQQLTAAEVVPSLASPDDFAKAGIDRQAFLNDLTFTPVINANGKSVLRVTSSQPLSEPMVKFLVQVMWPNGRLLRDYSVLLDPSKFSPQAADAARAKPGQVVSTPVTGATKPSQYTTTPRDTLWEIAAKVRNGGSVQQTMLAIQALNPQAFINGNINLLKTGQVLRLPDPVQSTALPQPQAIAEVAAQNAAWRQGRSGGARNGQQQLDATKRGRGEGAPAQAAGRDNLSLVSAESAKAGGKGKGAAGDAQALSNKLAVTQESLDSARRDNEELKSRMADLQSQLDKLQRLIELKNNQLAKMQADGSAVPPAGEAPPAMSAELTPAPAAQTPAAAPTPAPEASSEATPPAAPVEPTPAASNEQKYNDLLTNPILLGLIGGGALLLLLLLLLLARRRKAQQEAEKHLRMARALEEEADFSPELDLPPSSFEGIDVPPPSVKLDPTPPPAPKPVPKPVPLVAPVIVTPPIAAPLVAPAAERSDDVLPQAQSHIDRGRLNQAADLLEQGIKAEPQRSDLRLKLMEVYGHQGDRDAFVAQERQLVANGDNYAQVEQLKSRFPAMVVAATAGLAAAAVAAELDAQYVKDLLEDKSPTDEELDSAFDLSLDDMEATPVAPAPEPVAELDAFPEDDDLSFESVLKQQTEANESLDDLSEFDLDLGADAPAPALDDEDFLLDLDDDLKGLDLPATDTPALTDTPADDLELPADFDLSLADEMDAQDKPKDAFEAELDDVNAELDRLSDDLSMPTFTAEDALVGAEDEPDFDFLSGTDEVATKLDLAQAYIDMGDNDGARDILGEVLSEGNTTQKSEAQEMLSRLV